The region TGGCTTCCTGGCCTGGGCGAGCTAGGCCGGGCTACGCCCCGGTACTGACTCAGGGGAGCATGAAGCGACCCGCCTCTTCACCCTGACTGAGAGCGGCTGGGTCGACCACACGGATCCACGCACCAAAGCGGACCACATCGCGGTGTGAGTAGACAAACTTTAAAGCTAACCCGCATAAGGCCGCGAACGCGCATAAGTATGTGTTGATGTAGTGTAGTGTATTTCTACATGAAGTGGTGTCTTTTGTCCCCGGGTGATCTCTGTGCACGTCTGGCACAGAGATCACCCACATTTGCCCACATCGTCTGACATTGTTTCTTCGAGAGACTTTAAACACCTAATGAAATCGCTGAATCAGCAGATCGCTTTATGGAGGCACAAGGGCAGAAGAACTTGCTGGTACTCAAGGGAAGGCCGCAAGGTgctaaaagagaaaaagaagaagctcTGGAAAGACGCAAGtccgatgttttgttttcgcaaatATGTATACAAAACATCCGACTGTCGTATGCGATCCAAGCAACAATACTGTACGTATTGCCGAAAGACTGGACATATTGTGAAAGACTGCGGACACAAGGTATCAGGTACAAAAGAAGTCACCGGTTGTGTTTCAGGGAGAAGTCGCACCTTCAACACAAGTCAAGACTCGAGTCTACGAGATGACGAACGAGGCATAGGCGCTTCTCGAAACGCAGGTTTTAACAGGCAAACCACACTGCCAATCATGGCTGAACAGCCATGACATGCCAATCATGCAATGAATATTGTTTGAAAAGGCTGTGTCTGTTATGCGCGACACGGGCAGCAACAGTGTGGTGGTACGATGTTCGCCATTCCCGGATACAACATTGACAGGCACAATGGTTACCTTACTTTTGGCTGACGGTAGCACCACTGAGGCACTGGATGGCGACGTGCTCATCTCGTCATCATATTATTCAGGGGACAATGTTGCGAAATCTCTCGACAACCCTCCGTTTGATGTCATGATCGAATATCTGCCAGGGGCTCACGATCCCCGTACTCCCTTTGCGATCCCCGTATTCCCAGCTCAGAGCGAAAAAGGGAACATGGAGGATCTCGAATCAATGCCCGCAGTGGTTATTACAAAGGTCGTGGGGAAGAGACAAAAGGAGGTAATGAACCTCAATCAGGTCTCACGAGAGACATTTCAACCGGAGCAGGAAAATGACAAGAGCTTGGAAGGTGCAGAGCTAAGGTGAGCAAAACCTTCAAGGGTAAGGGATCAACGGCCTGCTCGTTCTACGTACGCGGTGATATACTGTACCGCTCTTACCACTTTTTTGTCCCGGCAAAACGATCGAACAAGCGATGGTGCCGAAAACGTTACGTGCGCAAGTTCTCGAGCTAGCCCAAGAAAACCCCCTTTCTGAACATCAAGGCATCCAGAAGACTACCGAAGGGTTACTGGGCGCGTTTTATTACGTTGTTTTCAGGAGGCCGTCAAAAGGTATGGCAAGTCGCGCGACGCATGCCAACGGTCGTTCCCGAAAGGAAAGTGGACAAAGCACCACTTGGCCGTATGCCGCTCATAAACACGCCATTTGAGCGAGTGGCCGTCGATATTACAGGACCACGTTCTCCAACATCACGAAAAGAAAACAGATATGCTCACGCTGCTGGAGTTTGCCACTCCGTATACTGACGCGATACAACTGCCAACTATTGATTCACGAACTGTAGGCGAAGAGCTTGTGGAAATGTTTTCGCGCATAGGATACCGAAGGAAATTCTGTGTCATCAGGCATCATGTTTTCCCACTCCACCCCACACTCCAAACTTGTATGAATTTATGGCAATGAGAATGGTGATCCAAAACCCCTCGAGAGTTCCAACTCCCAACCGAAGTCAATCAGGCATCATGTTCTGGCAGTACCTGGGGACAGAGACCGTCTCTTTTGCTACTGATTCTGCCAGAGGGTATTTCCGCCATAAAGGACCACATGTCAGCCTCATCATCACAACCTTttggccttttggctaagatcgaAGTGTCTCAAAAGGTCGGAGGCGGTCCCTTGTGGGCTTTGGCCACCCTACAAGGACACGGTATACGGACTTGGCCGTCCAGGAGGACCAGGGAGGCCCTCGGAGGACCCAGGAGGGACCAGGCGACCGGACCACAGCCCAGGACCCACTACGACGGAGGAGCAGCCCAGCGGACCAGGCATCGACCCACTACCGGCGGAGCGGACAAGGCCCACCTCAGGAGGAGGCGACCACCGGGAGAGGAGTTGGTAAGCGTCAACCGCCTTTTCTTGCCTGCCTCTCCCGGCCCGGGAGAGGCCTCTCCCTGCTGCCTGGACCTGCTGCCTGGCCCTCGAGGATGCCCGGCCCCCGGAGGAAGAGGCCTGCCGAGCCGGGAGACCCGGCTCAGCCGGGGCCTTCCCGGACTGGCCCCACGCCGCCGCCACCTGCCGGGCGGGCTCGGCGACGACCTGCACCCACGGCTGCGGGTTCCCCGACGCCTCCGGCGACCCGACGCCTTCGGCCCGGGACGCCCGCCTCCACCTCGGCCTCGGGCGGGACCTCGACGTTGTCTCCTGCCTTCTCGTCGCCCTCGTCGCAGCAGGGCCCCTCGCCTCGGGCGCTCCGAAGACGCCCGGCGCCTTCTTCGGCTGACTCCCCGGTGCCACCGCCACCTCGACGCCCACGACCCGGCTCTGTGGCCTCGGATGGGACCCCTCGACCACCCCCTTCACCTGTACTACCCCAGGTCGAGCCCCGTCCCCCGGTCCTCAACAACGGCGTGCTGACGGACTACTACCCCGTTCCCGGCACCCTCCGCTGCCTTCACCGTGAGTGCGACGCGGTGTACACGACTTCGTCGTGGTGCCTCCGCGTCCGCTACCTGAGGCGGCACTTGGAGGGCGCCCACGGCGTCGCAGTGCGGGAGCGCGTCACCATCTGCGCTGGCTGCGAGGCGCCGTTACCGGCGCAACCTCACCGCCACTCCTGCGGTACCGACGCACCACAGGCGTCCACGTCCGTTCAGTCAGGTCTCGTGTGCTCCCGATGCCCTCGGGAGTTCCGCCTACCGCACCACCTGGATGCGCATTTGCGGTGGCATGATCTGCACGACGTGGCTGGCCCTATTGCCAGGAGTTCGTCGCCTCCGTCCCCGGTCCCGGCCGCGGCCTCTTCTACGTCATCGGGAGCAACCCCTACCGACAGCCCGAGGTCGTCTACGTCCTCCTTACCGAGCCTACCCCGGTCTCCGTCGCCGCCACTACCATCGGCGGCCCCTCGGCCCGTCCGTGGCCCACCTTCTCTCTCGCCGTCAACACCGCGCGAGCACTCACGCTCGCCCGCTTCGTCGCCCCCGGCATTCCGTGTTCCATCCGCCAGGGCCGCGTCGACCGCTTCGCGGTCATCCAGGTCGTCGCCGACTCCCTCGGAGCCTGAGGCGCCTGATGACCCTGGCCCGGATGTTCTGCAGGCCGACGTTGCCGATGCCCCCGTGGACGTGCCGGCCATGAACCTTCCCCCGGACCACACCCGCCTGCTCGCGGAACAGGTCCGTGTCCTGCGGTCTACCCTGCGAGAAGCCCCTCCTGCCCAGGAGGCTCGGAACCAGGCAGTCGCTCTAGCAGTGGCGGCCGTCCGCATCCCTACTGCGTCGTCGGCAAGTGCTCCCCGCCAGATCAACCCCGCGAACGCCGCCGACATCCAGCGCCTGTACCGGCGCAACCGTCGGCGGGCCGTTCGCCTGATCCTCGAGGGCCCCTCCCGCCCCTGCGCGATCCCCTTGCAGGAGCTGCAGGATCATTGGGGGACGACCTGGGCAGCACGTACGGCCGACACCCGCCTCCTCTTCCAGCGACCGGCAGGCCCCGGCCCCTGTCAACACCACACCCTTCTCCGAGGATGAGGTCCTTGAACGCCTCCGCAAAGCCGAGAACACCGCCCCGGGTTCGGACCGCCTCACCTACCACCATTGGAAGTCCGTGGACCCGGAGGCTCGGTTTCTCTCGGCGTTGTTCAACGCGTGCATTCACCATCGCCGCACGCCGGACTCCTGGTGGACCTCGAGGACCGTCCTCATCTACAAGAAGGGCGACCCGGCGATCCCTAGCAACTGGCGGCCCATTGCACTTGGCAGTACGGCTTCCAAGCTATACGCCAAGTGCCTCGCCGCCCGCCTCCTGTCTTGGGTCATGGAGCACCGCGTCCTATCTCACTGCCCAAAAGGGCTTTCTCCCCTTCGACGGTGTGTTTGAACTGAATTACATTTTCCAGCACCGCTTCGATGGGGCGCGCTCTGGCGGTCCAGATATGTGCGCGGCCCTACTGGATTTCACCAATGCGTATGGATCGGTCCCTCACGGGGCCCTGCTCGACGCCCTCCGCGGATCCGGTGCGGGTTCTACCTTCACCGACCTCATCGAGGACCTGTACCGGGACAACCGGACGGTCCTCGTCGCCGCAGAGGGGACGTCCGAGCCTGTGTCCATCGCCGCCGGTCTCCGCCAGGGTTGCCCGCTCAGCGGGCTGCTCTTCAACTTGGTGGTGGATCCGGTTATCCGAGGAGTCCAAGGCACCGGCGACGCACACAACATCCTTGCGTACGCCGATGACCTCACGCCGTTGGCCGACTCACCCGCAGCGCTGCAGCGTCGCATCGACCTCGTCGAGGGCCTCGCGACTCCACTTGGCTTGGCGCTTAATCCAGCCAAGTGTTCATCTCTGCATATGTGCGGGGGAACCCCTGTTGGAATGCGGCCCACCGTCTTCACGGTCTCGGGAGTCCCCATCACGCCGCTGGAGGACAGCCAGCCGCTACGTTTCTTGGGACGTCGCGTGGGGTTCCGCATTCCAACAAGCTCAGGATCTGTCATCGACGACGCCATCTCGCAGGCCCGCACCATCCTGTCTTCCATGCTGGCCCCTTGGCAGCGGTTGGACGCCGTGCGTACATTCGTATACCCGACGCTCAACTTCGCC is a window of Rhipicephalus sanguineus isolate Rsan-2018 unplaced genomic scaffold, BIME_Rsan_1.4 Seq273, whole genome shotgun sequence DNA encoding:
- the LOC119376911 gene encoding uncharacterized protein LOC119376911, whose product is MEDLESMPAVVITKVVGKRQKEVMNLNQVSRETFQPEQENDKSLEGAELRTRYTDLAVQEDQGGPRRTQEGPGDRTTAQDPLRRRSSPADQASTHYRRSGQGPPQEEATTGRGVGKRQPPFLACLSRPGRGLSLLPGPAAWPSRMPGPRRKRPAEPGDPAQPGPSRTGPTPPPPAGRARRRPAPTAAGSPTPPATRRLRPGTPASTSASGGTSTLSPAFSSPSSQQGPSPRALRRRPAPSSADSPVPPPPRRPRPGSVASDGTPRPPPSPVLPQVEPRPPVLNNGVLTDYYPVPGTLRCLHRECDAVYTTSSWCLRVRYLRRHLEGAHGVAVRERVTICAGCEAPLPAQPHRHSCGTDAPQASTSVQSGLVCSRCPREFRLPHHLDAHLRWHDLHDVAGPIARSSSPPSPVPAAASSTSSGATPTDSPRSSTSSLPSLPRSPSPPLPSAAPRPVRGPPSLSPSTPREHSRSPASSPPAFRVPSARAASTASRSSRSSPTPSEPEAPDDPGPDVLQADVADAPVDVPAMNLPPDHTRLLAEQVRVLRSTLREAPPAQEARNQAVALAVAAVRIPTASSASAPRQINPANAADIQRLYRRNRRSCRIIGGRPGQHVRPTPASSSSDRQAPAPVNTTPFSEDEVLERLRKAENTAPGSDRLTYHHWKSVDPEARFLSALFNACIHHRRTPDSWWTSRTVLIYKKGDPAIPSNWRPIALGSTASKLYAKCLAARLLSWHRFDGARSGGPDMCAALLDFTNAYGSVPHGALLDALRGSGAGSTFTDLIEDLYRDNRTVLVAAEGTSEPVSIAAGLRQGCPLSGLLFNLVVDPVIRGVQGTGDAHNILAYADDLTPLADSPAALQRRIDLVEGLATPLGLALNPAKCSSLHMCGGTPVGMRPTVFTVSGVPITPLEDSQPLRFLGRRVGFRIPTSSGSVIDDAISQARTILSSMLAPWQRLDAVRTFVYPTLNFAMRCGVLGKTDWRRLDDAVRPLVKRTLYLPTNASTHYVYGSAAGGAAAIPVAAERSDVCRVDSAIKLPTTADRELRTLALSDAYAVASARLGWEATRSELEAYLSGEIDGAFRTPATQLRSVWTEARKASRRLHVSWHISPDNTSLTCADVTIPSTHRNRVMRSIREVLAADRDRALLAQPNQGKVMACVSADRASSHFMRSGAYTHFADWRFVHRARLNLLPLNGAAMWGPPDRDQRCRTCGYQRETLPHVLGHCMARSALYTARHNAVVARIRTYSIAFESRPVGDTGLRPDLVLVRGEEAIVVDVACPFENTREAFANTRNDMVSRYEPVAAYLRRRYQRVTVAAVIVGALGAWDPDNDRVLRRLCSRPYLRLFKKICVSEVLAASRNIYHVHCDGVPQCDGVLRCDGVPCDLSPQSICQEKKRKKKKRKTRKRARVGGQIGTRGRAE